A single window of Candidatus Woesearchaeota archaeon DNA harbors:
- a CDS encoding HAD family phosphatase, translating to MGVVHRNRPQNKTYKLICFDLDGTIVDKTTYIWQTLHDCFQTDHHRRKDAMDRFYAKKITYDAWAQHDLELFKERNVTRQEMIKAFAPLRLMQGARETLAYLKQQGFKLAVISGSLQIVLEHLLPDYEEIFDVVLINHVYFDATGKIDRIVTTPFDMEHKATGLKMIAEKEHIPLTQTIFVGDNYNDLHIAQLAGRSIAFNCQSEELKRIAEVIIEEKDLRKIVSFVY from the coding sequence ATGGGCGTTGTGCACCGAAATAGACCACAAAATAAGACGTATAAACTCATCTGTTTTGATCTTGATGGTACTATTGTTGATAAAACAACCTATATCTGGCAGACGCTCCATGACTGTTTTCAAACTGACCATCATCGAAGGAAAGATGCCATGGATCGCTTTTATGCAAAAAAAATTACGTACGATGCATGGGCTCAGCATGATTTAGAGTTGTTTAAAGAGCGTAACGTGACTCGCCAGGAGATGATTAAAGCATTTGCCCCTCTTCGTCTTATGCAGGGGGCAAGGGAAACCTTAGCCTACCTCAAACAACAAGGTTTTAAGCTTGCGGTTATTTCAGGAAGCTTACAGATTGTGCTGGAACATTTACTTCCCGACTATGAGGAAATCTTTGATGTCGTCCTCATTAATCATGTTTATTTTGATGCTACGGGAAAGATTGACCGTATTGTTACCACACCCTTTGATATGGAACATAAAGCAACTGGCCTGAAAATGATTGCAGAAAAAGAGCATATCCCTCTTACCCAAACGATCTTTGTCGGGGATAACTACAATGATCTCCATATTGCCCAGTTAGCAGGAAGAAGCATTGCGTTTAATTGTCAATCTGAGGAGCTAAAGCGTATTGCTGAGGTGATTATCGAAGAAAAAGATCTTCGGAAGATAGTATCGTTTGTCTACTGA
- a CDS encoding non-canonical purine NTP pyrophosphatase (HAM1-like protein;i t is suspected that this protein functions to remove nonstandard bases such as xanthine or inosine), translating into MHINFVTSNDHKVQEAKRILEPEIHLTHIKVEYPELRSDDPCEIVVLAAKQLAETLHIPVVVEDSGFFIHAFNGFPGTCTKYVFQRIGNEGILKLMEFRDGDERLCSYQSAIGYCIPGGKPVSFLGIEEGKVALEIRGKKGWGQDPIFIPKGKTETYGELRKENDVNLFRKRSFEQLRDHLMKVEN; encoded by the coding sequence ATGCACATCAACTTTGTGACGAGTAATGACCATAAAGTACAAGAAGCAAAGCGTATTCTTGAGCCGGAAATTCACTTAACCCATATCAAGGTAGAATATCCAGAGCTTCGATCTGATGATCCCTGTGAAATTGTTGTTCTTGCAGCAAAGCAGCTTGCTGAAACACTACACATTCCGGTTGTTGTTGAGGATTCTGGGTTTTTTATACATGCCTTCAATGGTTTTCCAGGTACATGTACCAAGTATGTTTTTCAGCGCATTGGCAATGAAGGCATCTTGAAACTCATGGAATTTAGGGATGGCGATGAGCGTCTTTGTTCTTATCAATCGGCCATTGGCTATTGTATTCCGGGAGGAAAACCTGTTTCCTTTTTAGGTATTGAAGAAGGAAAAGTCGCTTTAGAAATTCGTGGAAAAAAAGGATGGGGACAAGATCCTATTTTTATTCCCAAAGGAAAAACCGAAACCTATGGAGAATTACGGAAAGAAAACGATGTTAATCTCTTCAGAAAGCGATCCTTTGAACAGCTTCGTGATCATTTAATGAAGGTAGAGAATTGA
- a CDS encoding MBL fold metallo-hydrolase, which yields MEIAVLASGSSGNCTYVSTGKTSVLFDAGISARQVKQRLSLLGKSLASIDAIVVSHEHIDHVRGLPVLSRSGASVFVRKKTHRALPCSLGVIDHCSFFHKDQFSIGDLQITPLEILHDASDPCCFMVQQQDKILGIITDLGNADGQIKDLIAKAHGLVLEANHDEEMLLTGPYPYHLKQRILGEYGHLSNATSANLVLQHATPTLRHIFLAHLSLVNNTPELVLTTFQSALAKRNDLKIMLTMTHREKPTTLLEL from the coding sequence ATGGAAATAGCAGTTCTAGCCAGTGGTAGTAGCGGAAACTGTACCTATGTCTCAACAGGGAAAACAAGCGTACTTTTTGATGCAGGGATCTCTGCACGTCAGGTTAAGCAGCGGCTTTCTCTCCTAGGAAAGTCCCTCGCCTCAATTGATGCCATTGTTGTTTCTCATGAACACATCGATCATGTACGCGGCCTTCCTGTACTCTCTCGTTCGGGTGCATCTGTTTTTGTCAGAAAAAAAACACATCGTGCATTACCTTGTTCCTTAGGGGTTATTGATCACTGCAGCTTTTTTCATAAAGATCAATTTTCGATTGGTGATCTTCAGATAACGCCTTTAGAAATTCTCCACGATGCTTCTGATCCTTGTTGCTTTATGGTCCAGCAGCAGGATAAGATTCTTGGGATCATTACCGATTTAGGAAATGCCGATGGGCAGATTAAGGATCTGATTGCCAAGGCTCATGGACTAGTTTTAGAAGCAAACCATGATGAGGAAATGCTCCTCACTGGTCCTTACCCTTATCATCTGAAACAACGGATTTTAGGTGAGTATGGACATCTCTCGAATGCAACATCGGCTAATCTTGTGCTCCAACACGCAACACCAACCTTGAGGCACATTTTCTTGGCACATTTAAGTCTTGTCAATAACACTCCAGAACTGGTTCTCACAACCTTTCAATCTGCTTTGGCAAAGCGAAACGATCTCAAGATAATGCTTACCATGACGCATAGAGAAAAACCAACCACACTTCTGGAACTCTAA